The genomic region TCAATCACTATTTCTGCTACGGGTGCTGACTCAAAAGCTAAATCTCGCAGACGAATGTTTTGAGATAACTGACGACTGGATTCGTCATCTACCGAGTTGGCCATAACTAGCAGGCGATCGCGTATATTTGTTGATGATAACTTAGTAAATAATCTATTTTTTATGTCTACAGGCATAAATAAACTAGAATACATTAACAACATTTCTGCTTTTCCTAAAAACAGATAACCAGTATCATTCAAGGCGAAATGAAACCTAGCCATAATACGACCCTGAATCTCAGAGTTAAAATACATTAACGTATTACGACATACTAATAGGTCTAGGCGAGAAATAGGAGCATCAATAAATAAATTGTGCCTGCCAAAAATCACAGAACGGCGTAAATCCTGACGGAAAATATAATTACTTCCCGTTAAATCAAAATACTTATCACGGAATTTTCTAGGTACGGATTCAACACTTTTAACAGGGAATAATGCCTGTCGAGCCTGATTAAGAGCTTCTTCATCTATATCTGTAGCATAAATTTTTACTCGCTGACGAAAATCTTCTGCACCCAGATTTTCAGCCATCAGTATAGCTAGGGTATAAGCTTCTTCCCCGGAAGCACAACCAGCACACCATATACGAATTTGTTCATTCTTTTTTTTGCTTTTAATAATATTAGGGATCACTTGATTTCCCAAGTAATCCCAAGCTGAAACGTCCCGAAAAAAATCAGTTACATTGATTAAAATGGTATTAAACAGATTATTAAATTCTTCTGGATCAACTTCCAGATAGTCCATATAGTCTATAAAATTATCTATATTTAGTGCTTGAATGCGTTTAGTTACTCTCCGGACTAAGGTAGATCGTTTATAACCGGTAAAGTCAAAACCTCGGTTTTGTCTAATGTAAGTGAGCAACCTTTCAAAACAAGGATCTTTTTGTTCAAGATTCATTTCTCAAAAATCACTGAAGGTTCGTTACTAATGGATTTTAGCAGTTGTATGGCTGCAGAGGTACGAGATAAACCAAGAAGCCTACTCATCAACTTTATCCATAGTGCTTTGGCTAAAGCTATATTATGGCAAGAATTGTCTCAAATTTAAAGCCCTCCTGATAGGATGCTGACTTAATTGACAATTATTGGCATGCAAAATATCTGGAACATTGGTTTCATGGTAAAGATATTCAAAAAGCTATGCAACGC from Cylindrospermopsis curvispora GIHE-G1 harbors:
- a CDS encoding CheR family methyltransferase, whose amino-acid sequence is MNLEQKDPCFERLLTYIRQNRGFDFTGYKRSTLVRRVTKRIQALNIDNFIDYMDYLEVDPEEFNNLFNTILINVTDFFRDVSAWDYLGNQVIPNIIKSKKKNEQIRIWCAGCASGEEAYTLAILMAENLGAEDFRQRVKIYATDIDEEALNQARQALFPVKSVESVPRKFRDKYFDLTGSNYIFRQDLRRSVIFGRHNLFIDAPISRLDLLVCRNTLMYFNSEIQGRIMARFHFALNDTGYLFLGKAEMLLMYSSLFMPVDIKNRLFTKLSSTNIRDRLLVMANSVDDESSRQLSQNIRLRDLAFESAPVAEIVIDINGLLIIINEAARNLFGLSKMDLERQFYELELSYRPIELRSLIERAYNERRPITLNSIERYVPNSEQQYFDVLITPLQEDDLSLLGVSIAFNDVTRYVELQEALQRSRQELETTNEELQSTNEELETTNEELQSTNEELETTNEELQSTNQELETMNEELHSANEELQTINQELSERTLELNRNNVFINCIFKSLQKGIVVIDKNFSILNWNELVEDLWGLRYDEVINKSLFSLDISLPVEELRAPILDILSGKTDFQEVRVESTNRRGKIIECYVGLTPLIDKKIEGVVLIMTGSQS